The DNA region CGGATGACCGACTCCCTGCGCAAGGAACTGGTGGGTGCCCCGTGAAGTTCGCCTGGATCGACCTCCGCACCGTGCCCGACGCCCAGCGGGAGGCGGTCGTCGACGCGGCCGTGCACGCCAGGGTGGACGCCATCGTGCACGACGACGTAAGCCTCCTCGACACCCTTCCCGCCACCGTCAAACGCGTCCTGGTCCAGAAGGACGGCGGCGGCTCGGGTGAGGGCTTGGTCCACCTCCGCGCCGTCGGCGGGGAAACCGAACTGAACGCCCTCAAGAGCGCGTGGTACGACGACAAGACCGACATCGCCGGGCTGGTGCACGTGCGCGACGACGCCACGCTGACGCTCGCCTGCGAATCCGCGCGTGCGCTGCCTTACACGGTGGTGGAATTCCGCGATCCGACGAAGATCCCGCTGGAAATCGTGATCGCGGCCGCGGACGGCTCGCCGGGACAGCTGATCTGCCAGGCCGCCGATCTCGAAGAGGCGCAGATCATCGTGGACGTCCTCGAAAAAGGCTCCGAAGGCGTGTTGCTGGCGCCTCGCGACGCCAACGACGTCTTCGGGCTGATGGAGCTCCTGCGCGACAAGACCCGCAGCTGAGCCTGGCCAAACTCACCGTCGAGTCGATCGAGCACTGTGGACTCGGCGACCGGGTCTGCATCGACACCTGCACCCATTTCGGCGAGGACGAGGGCATGCTGGTCGGCTCGTACTCGCAAGGTTTCATCCTGTGCTGCAGCGAAACCCATCCGCTGCCCTACATGCCGACGAGGCCGTTCCGGATCAACGCCGGGGCACTGCATTCCTACGTCTTCGGGCAGGACAACCGGACGAACTACCTGAGCGAACTCAAAGCGGGCAGCACCGTGCTCGGCGTCGGAGCCGACGGGCGCACCCGCCGGATCGTGGTCGGGCGGATCAAACTGGAATCCCGGCCGTTGCTGAGCATCAAGGCCGTCTCGGAAGACGGCGTCGGCGTCAACCTGATCGTGCAGGACGACTGGCACGTGCGGGTGCTCGGCCCCGGCGGCGCGGTGCTCAACGTCACCGAGCTCACGCCGGGCACGCAGGTGCTGGGCTACCTGGCCACCGACCAGCGGCACGTCGGCTGGCCCGTCGGCGAATTCTGCCTGGAAAAGTGACCTCCGCCGGTCCGCCCGTGTCACCGGGCCCGGGCGGACCGGCCTTCGGACGGTGGTGGGCATGCGAACGCGATCCTGGTGGGGAGAGGATCTTCTCGGCCGCGGCGCCGACGACGAACCGTGGGCGTGCGGGGAGCGCGCCGTCACCCGGGGCAAGCTCCGGGCGGAGGTGGCCTGGCTCGCCAAGGCCTACCGCCATCACGGCATCGGCGCCGGCACCACGGTCGCCCTGCACGGAACCCCCAGCTTCACCCAGTTGTGGTCGGTGTTCGCCCTGTGGGAGCTGGGCGCGCAGATCGCCTTGATCGAACAGAAGACCTGCCTCGCCGAGATGACCTGTCTGCTCGGCCGGTGGCGGCCGCAGTACTTCGTCACCTTCGGCGGCAGCGGGCGCAGGCACCGGCCGTTCACCGACGAATGCGAAGTGCTGGTGAGGCGGCTGCCGGACGGCGAGCCCGCCTCGACCGGCCACTGTCTGCTCCAGCTCTCCTCGGGCACCACCGGCGCGGGAAAGCTCATCGGCCGGACGCCGGAGTCGATCCTCGCCGAACTCGGGCGGATCGCCGCCGTGGAAGGCGTTCCGGGTCCCGGTGAGCGGGTGCTGCTGCTGAACTCCCCCGCGCGTTCCTTCGGGCTCGTCGGCGGCGTGCTGCACGGCCTCGACACCGCCGCGGTGCTGCTGTTCCCCGCCCCGGCCGCGGCCACCCGGACGGCCGACGTCGTCATCGGGGAACCCCGGCATTTCGCGCGGCTCGGCGAAGACTCCGTCGAGCCCTTCACGTCCCTGCGTGCCGCGATCTCCGGCGGCGACGTCCTGCGCCACGACGTCTTCGACCGGTTCCGGGACCGGCACGGCGTGCGCATCGGCCAGGCCTACGGCACCACCGAAACCGGCGTGATCTCGATGGACGTCACGGGCCGGTTCGCGGTGTGCGGGGTCGGGAAACCGGTGCCGGGGATCAGGATCCGCGTCGCGGACGGCGTGCTGGACGTGCATCTGGCGCGTTCGCCGTACGTCATCGAGACCGATCCCTGGAACGGCGGCTGGCTGTCCACCGGTGACCGGGTCCGGCGGGACCCGGTCACCGGCTCGTTGCAGCTACTGGGCCGCGCGGGCGACGACCGGCGGGATCCGGACCGCCCGCCGGCCGTCGCGGCTAGCGCGCGGAGATGAGGTCCGCGCCGAGACCGGAAGGGGTCAGCGCGGGCCCTTCCAGTACCGGGTCGGCCAGCAGGATGGCGGTCTGAAGCTCGCTCAGCGCACGGGAACCCGTCTCGGCGGCGGTCAGGAACCGTTGGTACACCGCCAGCGCGTCGGCCTGTCTGCCGCTGCGGTAGAGCGCCGTCATCAGCTGCGCGGTCAGCTGTTCGTCCGCGGGGTGCCGGTGCACCAGCGCGGTGAGCTTGCCCAGCACCTGGCGGTGCTGACCGAGCCGGAGGGCGAGGTCGGCGCAGAGGACGACGGCCTCCATCCGCTTGGCCCGAAGCCCGACGAGCGTCCGCTGGGCCCCCGGCCCGATCTTGACGTCGACGAGTGCCTCGGTGCGCCACAGGTTCAGGGCTTCGGTGATCAGCCTGGCCGCGTCACCGAGATTCCCGTCGGCACGCCGGATCCGCGCGGTGCCGACGAGCCGGTCGAACCGGTCGAGGTCGAGTTCCCCCGGTTCGGTGGTGAACAGATAGCCCGCGTCGGGCCCGGCCCCGGTGGTGCGCAGACGTTTCGCCGCGGGACCGAGCGCCTTGCGCAGCTGCAGGATATGCGTGTGCACGGTCGACACCGAACAGTTCTTCGACGCGCCGTCCCCGAGCTCCTTGGCGCACTGGACGACGCTCACCTCGTGGTTGGCGTTGAGCAGCAGGAGCGCCAGCAGCGTTCGCTGCTTCGGCGCCGAGGGCGCGAGCGGCCTCCCGTCGTACAGCACCTCGAGCGGGCCCAGCAAAGCGATCCTCACGGTGACTCGACTCCCTTCGATCCACTGCGCTGACAAGTGATCCTCATCCGGTGACCGGGGTGCCCACTTCCGTCACCCGATCGTCGGCACGACGGCCGAACAAGGCGGCGGTGACCAGTGCGCCCACGACGACGACACAGCCGATCACCAGGTAGACCGCGTGATAGGTGGACAGGCGATCGGCCTGCTCCTCCGATCCGGAAAGCGCCGAAGCGAACGCCACGAGCGCGGCGATGCCGACGCTCGAACCGACCTGCTGGGCGGTGATGTTGAACGCGCCGGCGACACCGTGCCGCTCACCGGGCACGCCGGTGAGCGAGGCGGCGGTGAGCGCGGTGTAGGCCAGGCCCTGTCCGATGGCCATCACCGCGACCCCCGGCAGGATGTCGGTCAGGTAGTCGCCGTCCAGCGGTGTGCGGACCCAGAGCGCGACACCCACCGCGAGCAGGAGGAGGCCGGCGACGAGGATCCGTCGCTGGCCGAATCGCGTCAGCAGACGGCCGGCGACGTTCGAGAACACGGCGACGAGCAGGCTCATCGGGAGCACCGCCAGCCCCGACTGCAGGGGCGTGTAGCCGAGCATGCCCTGCATGTAGAGCGGCGCGAAGAACAAGACCCCGTTGAGCGCGAAGAAGAACAGGCCACCGGCGAGGGTCGCCGCCCGGACCGGCCGCGACCGCAGGATGCCGACCGAGAACAGCGGCTCGGATGCCCGGCGTTCCCAGGCCACGAACCCGGCGAGCAGCAGGAGCGCGAGCAGCGCCGACACGATCGTGCCGGTGTCCGACAGGCCCACTTCGCCCGCCCTGGTCACCGCGAAGATGCCGGCCAGCAGGCCGGCGGTGACCATCGCCGCGCCGGGCAGGTCGATCGGCCGTCGCTCGCCGACGGAACTCGGCAGGAGCGGCCGGATGCCGAGCAGCACCAGCACGCTCGTCACGGCGCTGAAGGCGAACACCGCGTGCCAGCCGAACGCGCTGGTGAGCACACCGCCGAGGACCAGGCCGACGCCGAAGCTCGCCGCGCCCACCGCGGTGTAGATCCCCAGCGCGCGGTTGCGCAGCCGTCCCGGCGGGAAGACCTGGAACAGCAACGCCATCGCCGCCGGAACGGACAGGGCCGCGCCGATCCCCTGCGCCGCCCTGGCGGCGATCAGCACCTCGGCGGTGGGCACGACGACCGGGGCGAGCGCGCCCGCGGCGAAGACGGCGATCCCCACCGCCAGCACCAGCCGCCTGCTGAACACGTCGGCCAGCCTGCCGCCGAACAGCAGGCAGCCCGCGAACGTGATCCCGTAGCCGGTCATCGTCCACTGGAGCAGCGCGTCGTCCATCTCCAGATCCCGCCCGATGTCGGGCAGCGCCGGATTGACCACGGCCACGCTGCCGACATCGAGCGCCACCGCCGCCGCCAGCAGGATCAGGGTCCACCACAGTCGTGGGGTGAAACCGGCAGCCGGTTCCTCGACGCGCGGCACTTGGTTGGCCACCAGAACGCTCCTTGGGTCGTGACTGGGCGACAAACCGGATCGGCGCTTTCCGATCCGGGGATTCCGCCAGCCTCGCAGGACCAGCGTCCGGCAGGTAGTGCTCTGTCATTCCTAGTAATCCGCGGGCTAGCCAACCGGATACCAGGAATCACGGGCATGGCTATAGCGGACCTTGCTCGATTTTTCATCGGACCTCGTGAGCATGGGACGAGTACGAGTTCGGTCACGGAGGGAGATACGGTGTCCGGCCAAGAACCCCACCCGCCCTTTCCCCGGCGAATCGGAAGTGGGCGGTGAACCAGGCGCTCCGGAACTGTCTCGCCCAGTTCGCCACCGGCGTCACCGTGGTCACCGTTCGCCATGAAGGCGCCGTCCACGGCGCGACGGTGAACGCTTTCGCGTCGATTTCGCTCGATCCGCCGCTCGTGATGGTCTCACTGGACCGGCGCAGCAGATTGTGTGCGCGACTCGACGGCGCCGCTTTCGAAATCAACATCCTTTCGACGTGGCAGCAAGGAATAGCCCGGCATTTCGCGGGCCGCGGCACGGATCCGGCACCGGAAATCCGCTGGGACGTGTTCCCGCATTCCGTCCGGCTCGCCGGCTGCGCCGCGTATCTGAGCTGCGTGCCGTGGGCCTCCTACGACGGCGGCGACCACGTGATCTACCTCGGCGAAGTGCGGAACTTCGAGATCCGGGGCGGTCCCCCGCTCGTCTTCCACCGCGGCGCCTTCCACGAACTGGGCCGAACCGCCACCGAAGCGCTCGCCCCCACCACCGACGGGACAGGAATCCTTCGATGACACTCCAGCAGGAAACCACCGCTTCGGCGAACGGCCGGACCCCGGTTCCCCGGCCGATGAACGGGAAGGAATACCTGGAAAGCCTGCGCGACGACCGGGAGATCTACCTCTACGGCGACCGTGTCGCCGACGTCACGAAGCATCCGGCGTTCCGCAACTCCGCCCTGATGACCGCGCGGCTCTACGACGCGCTGCACGATCCGGCCAAACACGACGTGCTCACGACCGCCACCGACACCGGGAGCGGCGGTTACACGCACAGCTTCTTCCGCACCCCGCGCAGCCCGCAGGACCTCCTCGACGATCGCGAGGCCATCGCCGAATGGGCGCGGCTCACCTACGGCTGGATGGGCCGGAGCCCCGACTACAAGGCCAGCTTCCTCGGAACGCTCGGCGCCAACGCGGACTTCTACTCGCCGTTCCAGGACAACGCGCGCCGTTGGTACCGCGAGTCACAGGAGAAGGTGCTCTTCTGGGACCACGCGATCGTGCACCCGCCGGTCGACCGGCACCTGCCGTCCGAAGCGGTGAAGGACGTCTTCGTCCACGTGGAGAAGGAAACCGACAGCGGCCTGATCGTCAGCGGGGCGAAGGTCGTCGCCACCGGCTCCGCGATCACCAACCTGAACTTCATCTCGCATTACGGCATGCCCATCAAGGAACGCGAGTTCGCGCTGATCGCGACGCTGCCGATGACCGCACCAGGGCTCAAGCTCATCTGCCGCCCGTCCTACGCGGCCACCGCCGCGGTGATGGGCAGCCCCTACGACCATCCCCTGTCCAGCCGGTTCGACGAGAACGACACGATCTTCGTGATGGACAAGGTGCTCATCCCATGGGAGAACGTCTTCATCTATGGCGATTCCGCCAAGGTGAACGAATTCGTCGCCGAGTCCGGTTCCCTGGAACGGCTGACCTTCCAGAGCTGCATCCGGCTGGCGGTGAAGATCGACTTCATCGCGGGTCTCCTGCTCAAGGCGATCGAGATGACCGGGACGAAGGACTTCCGCGGCGTGCAGGCACGGGCCGGTGAGGTACTGGCCTGGCGAAACCTGTTCTGGGCGCTCAGCGAGGCGATGGCAAGGAATCCCCGGGAATGGCGGGACGGCTCGCTGCTGCCGCGCAAGGACTACGGCCTCGCGTACCGCTGGTTCATGACGCTCGGCTACCCGCGGATCAAGGAGATCATCGAGCAGGACGTCGCCAGCGGCCTCATCTACGTGAACTCGAGCGCGGACGACTTCAAGAACCCCGCGATCCGGCCTTACCTCGACAAGTACGTCCGCGGTTCCAACGGGCACGACGCGGTGAGCCGGGTGAAGCTGATGAAGCTGTTGTGGGACGCCATCGGCACCGAGTTCGGCAGCAGGCACGAACTGTACGAACGCAACTCCTCCGGGAACCACGAGTCGATCCGCACCGAGATCCTCGCGGCGCAGACCGAAAGCGGTCAGGTCGACGGGTACAAGGGCTTCGCCGAACAGTGCCTGCGCGAGTACGACCTCGACGGCTGGACGGTGCCGGACCTCGATTCCTTCGACGAGCTGAAACACGTCATGCGCGGCCTCGGCCGCACGTCTTGAGCCGGAGGGCATCGTGTATCTGCTTGGCACGCACCGGTCCGTCGCCGACCGGCTGAAACTGTCGACCCGGCGCGAGCTCGGCGCGGGGAATTTCTTCTGGCACGTCTGCGAAATCGCCCGTGACCCCGACCGGCCGCTGTTGTTCCGGATCGAGGACGGCGCGGTGACCGGACGCTCCCTCGCCGAGCTGCGCGACGACGTACTGCGCCGCGCGCACTGGTACGCGCAGGAGGGCGTGAAGCCAGGGACACGGGTCGGTGTCCACCTGCGTGACGGGCTCGCCGGATTCCTGCACCACATCGCGATCACCACGCTCGGCGGGGTCACCACGCTGACCAATCCGCGGCTGCCCCCGGACGTGGCCGCGCACTACTTCGACCGCACGGAAACCGCTTTGGTGATCACCGACATCGAGGTGCCCGCCGGATCCGGAAGGAGGTACGTCGACGAGAAGACGGTCGACGTGCCCTGGGACGGCCCGTCTCCCCCGTTGCCGGATACCCACCGGCACACCGACGACGACCTGGTGCTGATCTCCCATTCCTCCGGCACCACCGGGGTGCCGAAGCCGACGGCCTTCGCGCACCGCACGTTCTCCGTCGGCAAACGGGAACGGCTCTGGAAGTTCCCGTCCCTGCGGACGGACCGGATGCTCACCGCGCTGCCGCACAGCCATTCCTCCGGGATCAGCTACCTCAGCCTCGCCCTGATGCTCGGGATGCCGACCATGCTGGCCGACGGGACATCGGGCGCAGCGGTCGCCGAGGCGATGAACGCCTTCCGGCCCACGCTCGTGCTCGGCTTCCCCGGCACGCTCGCGGAACTGCCGATCTCTTCACTGACAACGGAAGCGGCGGACGCCGTGCACACCTGGATGGGCATGGGCGACGCGTCCCACGAACGGCACATCCGTCCGCTGGTGACGCTCGGGCGCGGCGGATCGACCTATGTGGACGGTCTCGGTTCGTCCGAAATGGGCATGGTGCTGTTCAAACACGCCTACACCGCAGGCTCCACCACTTACGCGCGGGCGATCGGCAAGCCGGTGCGCGTGGTCCGCGAGGCCGCCGCACTCGACGACGAGGGCCGGGTCCTGCCGCCGGGCGAGGCCGGGCTGCTGGGAGTGCGCACGCCGAGCGTCACCCCGGGCTACGTCAACGACGAGACGCTGAACCACCTGGCCCGCAGCGGCGGTTTCTTCCTCACCGGCGACGTCGTGCGCCAGGACGAGAGCGGGATCTGGTACCACCTCGACCGGACGCCGGACGTCATCGAGACCGCCGGCGGCCCGGTGTACAGCCTGCCGCTGGAAGAGGTCGTGCTCAACGAGACGAAGGCCCTCGACGCCGCCGTGATCGCGGTGGCCGACCCCGCCGCACCGGGCCGGTCCGTGCCCGCCGCCGTGGTGCTGTTCGGGCACGGCGAAGTGCCGGACGCCGAAGAGATCCGCGCGTCGTGCAACCTCGCGCTCGCGCGGGCGGGGCTCACGACGCTGGCCGCCGTGGTCGTGGCCTGCTCACGGAGCGAACTGCCGGTGGGCGTCACCGGGAAGGTCCTCAAACGTGAGCTCCGGGAAAGACATCGGGAGCTGCTCACCGGCGCGGCGAACGGCGCCGAACCGAAGGGATGGCACGGATGACCGCGATCGACCCGGAAGTGCGCACCGGGAACGGGACGGACGAGACGGCCGCGCGGGCCGTGGTCGACATCGTCACCGGGACCTGGCGTGCCCAGGCGCTCCACGCGGCGGTCGCGCTCGGCCTGCCCGATCACCTCGCCGAAGGACACGTCACCAGTGCTTCCCTCGCTGCCCGCGCGCAGGCCGATCCCGACGGCGTGCTCAGGCTGATGCGGCTGCTCGTCGCGATCGGCGTGTTCGGCGGCGACGACCGGACCGGCTACCGCCTGACGCCGATCTCGCAGCTGCTGCGCACGGGCACCGCGACCTCGATGCGCGAGATGTGCCGTCTCTACGGCGAGGAGTTCCACCAGGCCTGGGGTTCGGTCGTCACCGCAGTGCGGACCGGGCGTTCCGGCTTCGAGCACGCTTTCGACCGCACCCTCCACGAGTACCTCGCGGAGGTGCCAGGGGCAGGGCAGCGGTTCCTCGACGCCATGAACGCCGGGAGCACCTTCTTCGCCGACGTCCCCGCCGCGTTCGACTTCACGCGGGGGAAGACGATCGCGGATCTCGGCGGCGGCAGCGGGAACCTGATGTCCACCGTGCTCCAGGCCCATCCGCATCTGCGCGGCGTGCTCGTGGACAAGGAGCACATGCTCCCGGTGGCCAGGAACCAGCTCGTCGCGCGCGGCTGCGCCGATCGCTGCGAAGTGGTGGCCGGCGACATCTTCGAAGGCGTGCCGAAGGACGTCGATTTCTACCTGCTGTCCCGGATCCTGCAGGACTGGGACGACAGCGAGTGCATCACGCTGCTGACGCACTGCCGCCGTGCCATGGCGGACGATTCCGCGCGCGTGCTGATCCTGGAGCGGGTCATTCCCGATTCCGGGACCGAGGTGCTGCCGCTGTTGTGGGATCTGCACCTGCTGATGATGGCGGGCGGCCGCGAGCGGACCCTGGCGAGCTACGAGTCCATTCTGGACGGTGCGGGGCTGCGCCTGGAGTCCGCGCATCCGCTGGCACTGGAGACCACCCTGCTGGTCGCGGCGCCGACCCGGCCCGACCGGTCGCGGTGACGTCGTCGTGGAGATCTGCATCATCGGCCTCGGCCCCCGCGGGCTTTCGGTACTGGAACGGTTGTGCGCGAACGCTTCCGCCAAGGTTCCCGACGGCCGCGAACTCGTGGTGACCGTCCTCGACTCCCATGTGCACGACGGCGGGCTGGTGTGGCACCGTCGCCAGGACCCGAAACTGCTGATGAACACGGTGGCCGCCCAGATCACCATGTTCCTCGACGACACCGTGGAGGCGGCGGGCCCGGTGCGGGACGGGCCGAGCCTGTACGAATGGGCGAAGTCGATCGCGGAGGCACCGTCGTCCGACGAGATCCCGGACACGGTGCGCGCGGAGGCCGGGACGCTGGGGCCGGATTCCTATCCGTCGCGGGCGTTCTACGGGTCGTACCTGTACTGGACACTGCGGCGGATCATCAGGACCGCTCCCGCCGCCGTGCGGATCGTGCTGTGCGCGGAGAAGGCCGTCGACCTGCGGGACGCCGAGGACGGTTCGCAGCGCGTCTGGCTGTCCGGCGGCACCGTGCTCGACGGACAGGACGTCGTGGTGCTCACACAGGGCCATCTGGACACGCTCCCGACCCGCGAAGAGGCCGCCATGGCGCGGTTCGCCCGGAAGCACGGCCTGCGGTATCTCGCTCCCCGCAACCCGGCGGGCGCCGAACTCGACGGGATCGGGCCGGGCGAGCCGACCGTCCTCAGAGGAATGGGACTGGCCTTCTTCGACTACCTGGCGCTGCTGACCGAAGGCCGGGGCGGTCGTTTCGTCCGCACCGGCGAGGGCCTGGTCTACCGGCCGTCCGGCCGCGAGCCCCGGATCGTCACCGGATCCCGGCGCGGCGTTCCGTACCACGCGCGCGGCGAGAACCAGAAAGGCGCCTTCGGCAGGCACGAGCCGTTGTTCCTCACCCCGAAGGTGATCGAGCGGCTGCGCGGACGCGCGGAGCCGGCCGACTTCCGGGCCGACGTCTGGCCGCTGATCGATCGCGAGGTCCGCGCGGTGTTCTACGGCACGCTGGTGCGTGACCGTGGAACGCCGGAGAGGGCGCGGGAGTTCACCCGTGCCTTCGTCGCGGCGGCGGGAGACGGGTCGCCGACCCCATCGGATCCACTGGCGCCGGAGCCGTCGCCCGCGGAAGAACGGGTGCTGGCCGAATTCGGCATCGGGAAACGCTGGGATTGGCGCCGTGTGGCGCAACCGATCCCGGCGGACGCCCTCACCGGCACCGGCCGGTTCCGCGGCTGGCTCCGGTCCTATTTGGACGAGGACATCGCGGAAGCAAGGCGGGGCAATGTGCACAGCCCGCTCAAGGCCGCGCTCGACGTACTTCGGGACCTGCGCAACGAGATCCGGCTCGTGGTCGATCACGGCGGTCTCTCCGGCGACTCCTACCGCGACGATCTCCAGGGCTGGTACACGCCGCTGAACGCGTTCCTCTCGATCGGCCCGCCCGTGCGGCGGATCGAGGAGATGGCGGCCCTGATCGACAGCGGTGTGCTGAGCGTCCTCGGCCCGCGGCTGTGCGTGCGGGCCTCGCCGGACGCGCGCCGGTTCCTCGCGCACTCGGCGCGGCTGCCCGACACCACCGAAGCCGCGACCACCCTGATCGAAGCCCGGCTTCCCGACGCCGATCTCCGGCGGACCCAGGACCTGTTGCTGCGGAATCTGCTGGCACGCGGCGAATGCCGGCTCCACCGGATCCCGATCACCCGGGGCGGTTCGTATCCGACCGGCGGCCTCGCCGTCACCCGCCGTCCGTATCGCCCGGTGGATCTCGGCGGCAGGCCGCACCCTCGCCGGTTCGCCTTCGGCGTGCCCACCGAGACCGTGCACTGGGTGACCGCCGCGGGAATCCGTCCCGGCGTCAACTCGGTCATCTTGACCGACGCGGACGCGGTCGCCAGGGCCGCTCTCGCGATCGCTTGCCCCGCACCATCCCGACCGAAGGAATCAGGAGAATCATGGATCTACAGCTGACCGGCCGCATCGCGGTGGTCACCGGCGCCTCCAAGGGAATCGGGCTCGCGATCGCCCGGACACTGCACGAGGAGGGCGCACGGGTCGTCGCCGTGTCCCGCAAGAGCAGCCCGGAACTCGACCTGCTCGCCGGCGCCGGCCTGACGCACGTCGCCGCCGACCTGATGGATCCCGGAGCGCCGGCGGAGGTGGTGGCGCGGGCCGCGGACCTCTACGGCGGTCTCGACATCCTGGTGAACAACGCGGGCGGGCCGCCGCCGGGGGTGACCCTGCCGCGCGACTCCTTCCTGGACGCGACGGACGAGGAATGGGGGAAGATGTTCGAGTTCAACCTGTTCTCCGCCGTGCGCGCCATCCGGGCCGCGCTGCCGCTGATGATCGAGCGCGGCGGCGGGTCGATCGT from Amycolatopsis sp. EV170708-02-1 includes:
- a CDS encoding AMP-binding protein, coding for MRTRSWWGEDLLGRGADDEPWACGERAVTRGKLRAEVAWLAKAYRHHGIGAGTTVALHGTPSFTQLWSVFALWELGAQIALIEQKTCLAEMTCLLGRWRPQYFVTFGGSGRRHRPFTDECEVLVRRLPDGEPASTGHCLLQLSSGTTGAGKLIGRTPESILAELGRIAAVEGVPGPGERVLLLNSPARSFGLVGGVLHGLDTAAVLLFPAPAAATRTADVVIGEPRHFARLGEDSVEPFTSLRAAISGGDVLRHDVFDRFRDRHGVRIGQAYGTTETGVISMDVTGRFAVCGVGKPVPGIRIRVADGVLDVHLARSPYVIETDPWNGGWLSTGDRVRRDPVTGSLQLLGRAGDDRRDPDRPPAVAASARR
- a CDS encoding MFS transporter; amino-acid sequence: MANQVPRVEEPAAGFTPRLWWTLILLAAAVALDVGSVAVVNPALPDIGRDLEMDDALLQWTMTGYGITFAGCLLFGGRLADVFSRRLVLAVGIAVFAAGALAPVVVPTAEVLIAARAAQGIGAALSVPAAMALLFQVFPPGRLRNRALGIYTAVGAASFGVGLVLGGVLTSAFGWHAVFAFSAVTSVLVLLGIRPLLPSSVGERRPIDLPGAAMVTAGLLAGIFAVTRAGEVGLSDTGTIVSALLALLLLAGFVAWERRASEPLFSVGILRSRPVRAATLAGGLFFFALNGVLFFAPLYMQGMLGYTPLQSGLAVLPMSLLVAVFSNVAGRLLTRFGQRRILVAGLLLLAVGVALWVRTPLDGDYLTDILPGVAVMAIGQGLAYTALTAASLTGVPGERHGVAGAFNITAQQVGSSVGIAALVAFASALSGSEEQADRLSTYHAVYLVIGCVVVVGALVTAALFGRRADDRVTEVGTPVTG
- a CDS encoding class I adenylate-forming enzyme family protein — its product is MYLLGTHRSVADRLKLSTRRELGAGNFFWHVCEIARDPDRPLLFRIEDGAVTGRSLAELRDDVLRRAHWYAQEGVKPGTRVGVHLRDGLAGFLHHIAITTLGGVTTLTNPRLPPDVAAHYFDRTETALVITDIEVPAGSGRRYVDEKTVDVPWDGPSPPLPDTHRHTDDDLVLISHSSGTTGVPKPTAFAHRTFSVGKRERLWKFPSLRTDRMLTALPHSHSSGISYLSLALMLGMPTMLADGTSGAAVAEAMNAFRPTLVLGFPGTLAELPISSLTTEAADAVHTWMGMGDASHERHIRPLVTLGRGGSTYVDGLGSSEMGMVLFKHAYTAGSTTYARAIGKPVRVVREAAALDDEGRVLPPGEAGLLGVRTPSVTPGYVNDETLNHLARSGGFFLTGDVVRQDESGIWYHLDRTPDVIETAGGPVYSLPLEEVVLNETKALDAAVIAVADPAAPGRSVPAAVVLFGHGEVPDAEEIRASCNLALARAGLTTLAAVVVACSRSELPVGVTGKVLKRELRERHRELLTGAANGAEPKGWHG
- a CDS encoding acetylserotonin O-methyltransferase — encoded protein: MTAIDPEVRTGNGTDETAARAVVDIVTGTWRAQALHAAVALGLPDHLAEGHVTSASLAARAQADPDGVLRLMRLLVAIGVFGGDDRTGYRLTPISQLLRTGTATSMREMCRLYGEEFHQAWGSVVTAVRTGRSGFEHAFDRTLHEYLAEVPGAGQRFLDAMNAGSTFFADVPAAFDFTRGKTIADLGGGSGNLMSTVLQAHPHLRGVLVDKEHMLPVARNQLVARGCADRCEVVAGDIFEGVPKDVDFYLLSRILQDWDDSECITLLTHCRRAMADDSARVLILERVIPDSGTEVLPLLWDLHLLMMAGGRERTLASYESILDGAGLRLESAHPLALETTLLVAAPTRPDRSR
- a CDS encoding flavin reductase family protein, producing MNQALRNCLAQFATGVTVVTVRHEGAVHGATVNAFASISLDPPLVMVSLDRRSRLCARLDGAAFEINILSTWQQGIARHFAGRGTDPAPEIRWDVFPHSVRLAGCAAYLSCVPWASYDGGDHVIYLGEVRNFEIRGGPPLVFHRGAFHELGRTATEALAPTTDGTGILR
- a CDS encoding 4-hydroxyphenylacetate 3-hydroxylase family protein encodes the protein MTLQQETTASANGRTPVPRPMNGKEYLESLRDDREIYLYGDRVADVTKHPAFRNSALMTARLYDALHDPAKHDVLTTATDTGSGGYTHSFFRTPRSPQDLLDDREAIAEWARLTYGWMGRSPDYKASFLGTLGANADFYSPFQDNARRWYRESQEKVLFWDHAIVHPPVDRHLPSEAVKDVFVHVEKETDSGLIVSGAKVVATGSAITNLNFISHYGMPIKEREFALIATLPMTAPGLKLICRPSYAATAAVMGSPYDHPLSSRFDENDTIFVMDKVLIPWENVFIYGDSAKVNEFVAESGSLERLTFQSCIRLAVKIDFIAGLLLKAIEMTGTKDFRGVQARAGEVLAWRNLFWALSEAMARNPREWRDGSLLPRKDYGLAYRWFMTLGYPRIKEIIEQDVASGLIYVNSSADDFKNPAIRPYLDKYVRGSNGHDAVSRVKLMKLLWDAIGTEFGSRHELYERNSSGNHESIRTEILAAQTESGQVDGYKGFAEQCLREYDLDGWTVPDLDSFDELKHVMRGLGRTS
- a CDS encoding FAD/NAD(P)-binding domain-containing protein, encoding MEICIIGLGPRGLSVLERLCANASAKVPDGRELVVTVLDSHVHDGGLVWHRRQDPKLLMNTVAAQITMFLDDTVEAAGPVRDGPSLYEWAKSIAEAPSSDEIPDTVRAEAGTLGPDSYPSRAFYGSYLYWTLRRIIRTAPAAVRIVLCAEKAVDLRDAEDGSQRVWLSGGTVLDGQDVVVLTQGHLDTLPTREEAAMARFARKHGLRYLAPRNPAGAELDGIGPGEPTVLRGMGLAFFDYLALLTEGRGGRFVRTGEGLVYRPSGREPRIVTGSRRGVPYHARGENQKGAFGRHEPLFLTPKVIERLRGRAEPADFRADVWPLIDREVRAVFYGTLVRDRGTPERAREFTRAFVAAAGDGSPTPSDPLAPEPSPAEERVLAEFGIGKRWDWRRVAQPIPADALTGTGRFRGWLRSYLDEDIAEARRGNVHSPLKAALDVLRDLRNEIRLVVDHGGLSGDSYRDDLQGWYTPLNAFLSIGPPVRRIEEMAALIDSGVLSVLGPRLCVRASPDARRFLAHSARLPDTTEAATTLIEARLPDADLRRTQDLLLRNLLARGECRLHRIPITRGGSYPTGGLAVTRRPYRPVDLGGRPHPRRFAFGVPTETVHWVTAAGIRPGVNSVILTDADAVARAALAIACPAPSRPKESGESWIYS
- a CDS encoding AfsR/SARP family transcriptional regulator, with translation MRIALLGPLEVLYDGRPLAPSAPKQRTLLALLLLNANHEVSVVQCAKELGDGASKNCSVSTVHTHILQLRKALGPAAKRLRTTGAGPDAGYLFTTEPGELDLDRFDRLVGTARIRRADGNLGDAARLITEALNLWRTEALVDVKIGPGAQRTLVGLRAKRMEAVVLCADLALRLGQHRQVLGKLTALVHRHPADEQLTAQLMTALYRSGRQADALAVYQRFLTAAETGSRALSELQTAILLADPVLEGPALTPSGLGADLISAR